Genomic DNA from Podospora pseudoanserina strain CBS 124.78 chromosome 4, whole genome shotgun sequence:
CGCATCGAAATCTCGTTATCCGCCTGTGGGAGTGGCTCAGCTTTCTGAGGCTCGTGTTAGTCTCGCCGTTCCACTGTCGGTCGCTTGTCAAGAGGGTTTTGGCTTACTGGCTGCTCACAAATGACCTTCTTCACTACACTGCCGTCCTGGGGGATGGCTTCCATCCGCTCCTGTTGTGTTGGCTCTTGAGCGGTGGGCATTGTGCTTGGATGTTTCTTTAGGTGAGGTATGTCAAAAATGAGAatcgaggatgatgttgtcgtcgcACGCTGGTGGCGTCGTCGTTGCTCACCGCTGAGAATTTATCAGCTCCGACAACGACCGAGGCCTCCCTGGTGCTGGGGCCTGTGCGTAGCTGACTTCTGATTGGCCAGAGAGAGTCAACAAAAGCGACGCCAAGGTCTCACGATAGCGTCGTTTTGGCGCCCTCAAATCACATCAACGGATTTATTTTGAGGTGTTTCTACTCCTAGCTTGGGTTTTGGAGCCACAGGAACCCATGTGATCTTATTTACTATCTTCGGCGCTCACGCGCATCCCACACGGGTCGACGAGACGACGATATCATCATACCAGAAGGTGTTGGTGTCCCCGCCATAAGACTCCCAGCCGAAATTGATGGCCGTGACCTTTGGCTTGATTGAGCTTCTCTGCCACTGCGCGGCATTCGGGTTGGCAGTGCCCGGCTTGCTTGTCAGCCCAGTGATGACCTTGTCATTCAGCCACGTCTCGATCGTGCCGTCAGGTCCCAGGTGGTATTCAAAGCACTGCCAGCTGCCTGTAGGGAGAGCGGCCGAGGTGGCCACACCCTGTGGAGAGAGATCAGGGAGGGTGGCATCGTCCGACTCGCGGTTGAACATAAGGATGCTGTTCTGGCCGCCGATACGAAGGTGCTTCTTGTTGCCCTGCGCCGAGTCGGGCATTGTGATGAAGGTGACGTGCGCCGCCGTGAGCGCCTTGGATGCTTTGCTGTTGTCAGAGGGTTGTTAACAGGCTGTTTTTAGCCTCGCCTTCCGATGGGGGCTGCTTCGTATGCTATTCTGGACTCACATCCATGCCCTGACGTATACATCTCCAGTGGGCACCTTGGAAGTGCCGAAGAAGATATGACCACAGtaaccaccgccgccatcgacTCGCATGGAATTCTTCCCGCTGTGTGCGTTGGCGGTGTCAAGAGTGACTTTGCCCCCCTGGCTGCAGTCCGGCGCGTATGTTGGCCATGCCGACTGGTCCCATCCGTTTTCGAACCCTTCCGAGACCTGGGCCAGGGATCCGGGGACGAGAGCAAGTGAGAGAAGAGCGAGTTGGCGCAACATCTTTGGTGGTAAGTTGGTAATTTCCGGGAGGTCAATGGTGATTCCAACTCAAATACATCGTAGAGGTTTATGGTATTTAAATACTGTGGTCCCATCTACAAAGCCGCGCCGTCAGTGCCGTGGCCCGTGGTCGGATATTGAGTGCTTGTATTGCCTCTCCACTTACGGAGAAACATGCCCCGGATTCCCCAGCCGTCCTTGCGATCCCGAATTCATCGAAGCTCGTCAAGTCCTTGATTCCGTCCAGGCAGGTGTATCTTCATCTGCTTCAAACTCAACGCCATATTTTGGCTGCGGACGGAGAGCACCAGTCCGTTATCAGCTCTCATGCCCcatgaaaaaagaagagccACCTATCCCCATACTACTTCTCTACtagttttcttttgggcCCTATCTCCTTGGTATTCCCATAACAACTGGCCATAGAGATACCGGGAAGCCGCCACCAACCATTATCTGAGTGACATTAGCCTGTATGAACAAAGCTTACCTGTCATGCAGCTTCCCCGCGGAAGCCATAACTGCCACCAACCAAAGACATGATCGTCATTTATTCCTGCGCGTGATTTTCGGAACTTGAGCCTAAAGTTCCTGGCCGCGCTTTCCTGGCCGTGTTTGCCGAGCAGGTAGATCTGTAGATCTGGCTTGGGGGTTCGGCAATAAAGCTTGATTTTCTGGGGAGTTGCGTAGGTGCCACCCTTTTCCCTGACCGCCTATCGTGTTCCTCGGCCCGGGGCGAATTTAGATTAAAGATACAGAGGAAAataaagagaagagagatccaaagacaacaacacccactCCAACCATCTTCAAGAACCCCACTGCTTCGATCTGGGGCCCTTCCCCAAAACATACCCTTCCTTCTTCAAAAactcctccaaactcaccagctcccccaacccgcactccctcaccagcctcttcccctcctccaccaacgcccCCGTCTCCTTCCCCGCGTGaccaaactcctccagcGCTGAatacccctccaccaaaacaTCCTTCAAACTCTCCGGAAACCCCTTCAATCCCGTCTCCCtaaactcctccaccgtgACCTGCTCATACCTCACCCTCTGCCCCGTGTGCCGCGAGAAAACCTCGGCGATCCCATCCAAAGGGTACACCCCCTCCGCAGCCAGCACCGCCTCCCCGGTCCCATCCACCCCACGTTCCAAAATCGCCGCCACAAACTTCCCCGTGTCCCTCCCCGCGTCAACAAGCGGTATCCCCGTCCCCCCAGCAACATGCAGCCTCATAACCCAACTGTCCGTGTCCTCATCATACCTCGGCGCCAAGAACCCCTGCGTCAGCCAGTTGCTCATGAAGAACCCGAGCGACAGAAACGCTGATTTGATTTGCGGGTGCAGCGAGCGAATGTAGGCTTCTGCGCGGGCCTTGTCGTCAAAGGGTGTGACGTGGGTGTATTTACCCGACGAGAGCtcggtgatgttggggagggtgctgaaGAGGACGGTGTCGACTTtttgggcgagggcggcggagaggatgtTTTGGACGGCGAGGAATTCTTTGCTGGAGTTGGGGTCGTCTGAGGTCAcgggggtgaaggagggggtggtcaTGATGAAGGCTGTGTGGACGTCTttgagggcggggaggagggtggagggggtgtggaaGTCGACTTGGGGGGTGActtggatggtgttggtggtgttgttggtggtgttgttggtggtgttgttgtcggtaTCGGTATCAGGGGAACTACCGATGAGGCGGTACCATTGTTCGAGTTGGATAGGAGAAGCTGAGGAAATGGGCAAGGAGCGGCTGGTGAGGGCGCGGAGGTGGAACTGTGAgatgtttgggagggaggccgCGGGTTCAGAGACGAGTTGGTTGATGACGGAGCCGCCTTGTTGGCCTGTTGCGCCAAACACGGCAAGGATCTTCTTTTCTGTCATGATGAAGTCCAAATGTCAAAAGTCTGGGAATTCTGGGTCTGTAGAGAAAAATAGAATAGGATAACTGGCATTGACGGCCCTTTTATATGTGTAGATGGCAATGCCGCTCAACTTGTCCGCGGTGCACCGTGGGGGAACTTTTGTTGAGTTGGTGTCCTCGGACTTTTGGGATGACAAACCCGCGGCGATCCTTCACATTTGACTCTCACTGGCTCTTGAGCACAGAAATTGTATAGGGTATGAACAACATACCAGAAACAGACAAAACAGTTGTCAGTATCAAGGAAAAAGTAGCTATCATTTAGAGGTAAGGTATGTAAATATGCCATATTGCTAGGCAAACAAGTGTATAAAAAGTATCCATATGTCtatgaaaagaaaagaaactaAAATGTAGGCGCGACTCTGAGAGGCATCCTATCTCCTCCCTGACTTCCTAACCTGAATGACCGAAGCGAGGTCGTGGAGAGTCTGGGTGCGTGCGCTGGTGGCCGCGACTGCGAAACCGACCGCACGCTCATGCTGCGGCCGACGCGGGTTCCTGTGCTTCCTACCGAGCccgccggcgagggcgggACGGACCGACCACGAGACCGAACATTTAGTTTGCCCATCATGGCTGTCATGGCCGTTGTGCCGTCGAGCGGTGGAGTAGGGGGTGATCTTATGGGATGAGGCGCCATGATGCCAAAGGCACCGTGCACCATGTGGCCGGCGGCAGAACCAGACACTTGTGATGTTCTAGAGTTCAGTGGTCTGCCGTTGTAGGACGCCATCATGCGCTCCAGCGACGTGGCGCGAGACGTGTTCCTCATGGGAGGTGACCGTGTGGAAATCAtggatggcggggtgggtggtCGATGCTGTTGCTCCATGGCGGCTTGGATCTGCTCAAAGGTCAATGAGGATGGCAGCTTGCTCAGCCGGCGGATGGACCTCATGTTGGCATCGATGAAGCTGGACATGGCTTTGACTGCCGTGTTGTTTTCGTGCGTCGCCATGGCACTCGTTTCTGGAGCCGTGCTCGCCCTGGCGAGGTGCATTGCATTCAGTGTTTGTGGCGTTGGGCTGGCCTTCGGAGCGCCGCGGATGCTCGCCTGGATTCTGTTCATGACATTGTCAAAGTCAACGCCTAgcttctgctgctgggctGACACGTATGCCGGTGCAGCACCAAGCACAGTCTCTTGGGTCAGGACAAAGAAAGACCCATCCTGAATTCTCTGCCTCACCAGATTCCAGCGAGTTCTTGCCGGGTTACGCTCGAGCACGGGGTTGTACACGCTGTGCTTGGCGAGCTTTGCGTAAAACACCTCCAATCTCCTGGCCATGCGCTCCAGGGCCTGCATGAGAAAGGTTGCCAGCACCATCAAGCGCtggtcgtcgtcttcggCCTCCATAGCCATGACGCTGTCAAAGGCGTCCATGCCGTGACATGCTTCCTCGCGAATATCTTCCAGCAACTCGATGTCAAGCTCAACGCTCTTGGCGGCGTAGTTGAAGATGCCACGCTCAGCAAACCTGATGTTGCCACTGCTCTGGCCGACAAACTGACCGACCAGAGCGACTTCCTGAGATGTTGCAATGGCGTCCGGAGATGTCTTTGCGCGCGCAATGATTCCCAGCACGTCGGGCAGCCGCACGTCGGATCCAGCACCAGCGCTATCAGCAAGGGTGAAGGACAGCTTGAGCACGAGTTCCTGAAGCTTGGGGCCAAACAGCGCAGAGAAACCTCCCTGCAGCAGACGAGACTGGTAGTCGTAAAACACCCTAACCATTCCCACGGCCTTGGGACGTGTCCAAACGTCCTCAGACTCCCGGAGGTACCCATCCCTAGCGCTATCCACATCACCAGCGCCGATTATGTCATACATCTCAAACTGGTGAGCAACCAGGGTCTCAACAGTTGTGCGCAGGTAAGCAGCCCAAAGATCATACAAATCTCCAAGCTCCAGGACCCCGTGGAAGTCTGGCTTTGGTGTGAGCTGGCCAACAAAGTACTTCGTTAACAGGCTGTTGACctcggggttgttggtgtgagCAAGGTTGTCAAACGTCTTGGAGCAGTCAACTCCGGCGTTGGACTTGATGATCAAGGTGCCGCCAGGATGCATGGGGCAAAAGTCTGTCACGTCGTAGACACTGCCGTGCACCCCAATCCACATGCGGCTGTCGGGTCGATGGCCGGTGTGACGGGCCAGCTGCGAGAGAGgaatggtggggaggttgcaCGGCAAGGGCTTGGGGGTCATGAAGACATCCAACATGAAGCGCCGCTCGGCAAAAgccttgttgatgatggtgtcggCAGCCTCCATGGTCGAGGTGCAGTAGTTGTAAAGAGCCTGGCGTATCCCCTTCATTACCGTGTCAAAAACAGCCACCGAGCCGCAGACGTAAAGATAGCCACCAAGGCCGCCCTGTTTTTTCGACATGACCAACTCCGAGATGGTGGCACCCTGCTCCACTATGAGGGCATCAATATACCGTGGTggcatctccttctcgaccAACTCGCGCGAGTGTCGGTCGTAAACCAGGCCACGGCTATCCCGGGAGAATGCAAGATGGACTTCCATCAGGCCGGCCTCGACGTAGTCACGCAGCTCCTCTTCATACGCAAATTTCTCTCGAGACTGAACTCCCAGATACAAGAGGTCTCGACCAGCCGCGTTGCTGTGGGAGGCCAGGCGGGCCTGCCAAAAGCTTCGCATCGGCGCGATGCCGGAGCCACCAGCGAAGAGGCAAACAGGCGCCGCCCGGTCGATTGGCAACTGGAAGTTGAGCGGTCGGCTGACCCCAATgagcacatcctcctcatcctcgatgAGCTCATCACTGGAACCCACAAACGGATTAAGAAAGCCACTGCTAACACCTGCGCATGCaatcttctcttctcccgcgAATGTCGAGCATAGGTTGTACTCAGCCCGGGAGATGGTCAACTCAACCACCGAAGGGAGAAGCTCCTGAGAGTAATTGGAGATGGAATATGTCCTGGGGACTTCCACTGCAATGAGATCACAGAGCCACGACAAGTCCCCGGTGAGGTCAAAAGCGCGATCCCAGATGTGCGGGTTGGTCTCACTCACAGCGGCCTGAAGCAGGTCGCCGAGAGAGCCCTTGACCGGCCACTCAGTTGTCGCCAGAACCTGAAGCACTGTGTTGGATGAGGCACGCAGCATGTCATGGACCTTGAGGGCGAGCTCCTTAGTGATGGGCGCTAGATGGCCACGCCTCAGGATATCCTTGACTGTGAGGTGTGATGTAGAGGTGTGTGAAACGGCGCCCAGGTGCTGCGCGAACCGCTGCCACTGGGTGTTGGGCGTGATCCGGTATTCGAGATAGTCCCCCAGCCCCAGGGCTGCAGCAACTTTGGCACACTCGGCCCAGCTATTCAGCGGCATGACAGCCAGGCGATCACCTGGTTGGAAGGTGATTCCAGTGTTGTGTAGATCCATGGTAACCATGGCGATGGACCGGTTGGGGTCGTTGTCAACAAAGGACCGGCTCAAGATCCGGGACTTGTACCGGCACTCCTCAAAAGTCCCGCGCATCTCATGGGGTTCGATGGTGATCTTGCCACGGAATGGCTCGAGGCGCTCTTTCATGGCCGCTGAGAATTGCTTGTGCGTCTCCTCCCACGGCTTGTCGTTGGAATCAGGGGCGCCCGACAGACCATTTGTCTCTGTCCTCCCTGTCTTGCTTGCAATCTCGAGAATGCCAAAGACTTTGTACCGGCTGTGATGGACACGTTAGGTACTCCTTTATCTACTGCCGACCTTGTCTTCCAGAAAGTGCAAAGTAACTCACTGTGTGCCCATGAACCCCCTTTCACCCACATACGCCTCGATGATACCATCAAGGACACCCATGAGTCTTGGATCGCCCGACTGTTTAACAAATTCGGGGATGCGGTAGTGGTATTCGATGGCGGCAATAAACGCCCGAAGATTGGAGGGGAGCCATGCACGAAGATGCAGACCCTC
This window encodes:
- a CDS encoding hypothetical protein (EggNog:ENOG503P0MB) is translated as MLRQLALLSLALVPGSLAQVSEGFENGWDQSAWPTYAPDCSQGGKVTLDTANAHSGKNSMRVDGGGGYCGHIFFGTSKVPTGDVYVRAWIKASKALTAAHVTFITMPDSAQGNKKHLRIGGQNSILMFNRESDDATLPDLSPQGVATSAALPTGSWQCFEYHLGPDGTIETWLNDKVITGLTSKPGTANPNAAQWQRSSIKPKVTAINFGWESYGGDTNTFWYDDIVVSSTRVGCA
- a CDS encoding hypothetical protein (EggNog:ENOG503NUKU; COG:G; COG:M), producing MTEKKILAVFGATGQQGGSVINQLVSEPAASLPNISQFHLRALTSRSLPISSASPIQLEQWYRLIGSSPDTDTDNNTTNNTTNNTTNTIQVTPQVDFHTPSTLLPALKDVHTAFIMTTPSFTPVTSDDPNSSKEFLAVQNILSAALAQKVDTVLFSTLPNITELSSGKYTHVTPFDDKARAEAYIRSLHPQIKSAFLSLGFFMSNWLTQGFLAPRYDEDTDSWVMRLHVAGGTGIPLVDAGRDTGKFVAAILERGVDGTGEAVLAAEGVYPLDGIAEVFSRHTGQRVRYEQVTVEEFRETGLKGFPESLKDVLVEGYSALEEFGHAGKETGALVEEGKRLVRECGLGELVSLEEFLKKEGYVLGKGPRSKQWGS
- a CDS encoding hypothetical protein (COG:C; EggNog:ENOG503NYB1); the protein is MSMQSCPVSGVAGGQCPAGSVAGSRSSSRMGPRGCSFSGYTQPGDIHAAFDIPRGVDAEEWLRMRERKSINEVLYANIPTVNEISGMKNIDTLNVAEQDLLAVALGAPARQVMIRAEEIGPRTGWKDGYLSVEHGFCPPDYDESPGALANSPGRIWSDLCERMPGCVARGRVRESVAALPIVEGTPEVIPDRALWAAVVALGMLCSIYRYEDNNDGNEGVTVNPTKWRPKCEMGDDLGEELVGIPRSIALPYWQVSRRLGRSIPHLTFFDQSSFNMKLRDKTATYPYVGRFDNMDMRWPVFGERTEIAFQKGCADTSASFQHGPDAIAACQEHVMNRNVEGLLRELIRLKEILERMPNAFHTINTNPNSGENYVPGHQWVRWGKFSAPLSKRCPASSGLQFPPFLVMDAFLGRTSYDSFLGKEGLHLRAWLPSNLRAFIAAIEYHYRIPEFVKQSGDPRLMGVLDGIIEAYVGERGFMGTHRYKVFGILEIASKTGRTETNGLSGAPDSNDKPWEETHKQFSAAMKERLEPFRGKITIEPHEMRGTFEECRYKSRILSRSFVDNDPNRSIAMVTMDLHNTGITFQPGDRLAVMPLNSWAECAKVAAALGLGDYLEYRITPNTQWQRFAQHLGAVSHTSTSHLTVKDILRRGHLAPITKELALKVHDMLRASSNTVLQVLATTEWPVKGSLGDLLQAAVSETNPHIWDRAFDLTGDLSWLCDLIAVEVPRTYSISNYSQELLPSVVELTISRAEYNLCSTFAGEEKIACAGVSSGFLNPFVGSSDELIEDEEDVLIGVSRPLNFQLPIDRAAPVCLFAGGSGIAPMRSFWQARLASHSNAAGRDLLYLGVQSREKFAYEEELRDYVEAGLMEVHLAFSRDSRGLVYDRHSRELVEKEMPPRYIDALIVEQGATISELVMSKKQGGLGGYLYVCGSVAVFDTVMKGIRQALYNYCTSTMEAADTIINKAFAERRFMLDVFMTPKPLPCNLPTIPLSQLARHTGHRPDSRMWIGVHGSVYDVTDFCPMHPGGTLIIKSNAGVDCSKTFDNLAHTNNPEVNSLLTKYFVGQLTPKPDFHGVLELGDLYDLWAAYLRTTVETLVAHQFEMYDIIGAGDVDSARDGYLRESEDVWTRPKAVGMVRVFYDYQSRLLQGGFSALFGPKLQELVLKLSFTLADSAGAGSDVRLPDVLGIIARAKTSPDAIATSQEVALVGQFVGQSSGNIRFAERGIFNYAAKSVELDIELLEDIREEACHGMDAFDSVMAMEAEDDDQRLMVLATFLMQALERMARRLEVFYAKLAKHSVYNPVLERNPARTRWNLVRQRIQDGSFFVLTQETVLGAAPAYVSAQQQKLGVDFDNVMNRIQASIRGAPKASPTPQTLNAMHLARASTAPETSAMATHENNTAVKAMSSFIDANMRSIRRLSKLPSSLTFEQIQAAMEQQHRPPTPPSMISTRSPPMRNTSRATSLERMMASYNGRPLNSRTSQVSGSAAGHMVHGAFGIMAPHPIRSPPTPPLDGTTAMTAMMGKLNVRSRGRSVPPSPAGSVGSTGTRVGRSMSVRSVSQSRPPAHAPRLSTTSLRSFRLGSQGGDRMPLRVAPTF